From one [Ruminococcus] lactaris ATCC 29176 genomic stretch:
- the malQ gene encoding 4-alpha-glucanotransferase: MKRASGVLMPVFSLPSKYGIGCFSKEAYKFVDQLKKAGQSYWQILPLGPTGYGDSPYQSFSTYAGNPYFIDLKTLVKEGLLTKKECKEVRCKEQKKIDYEKIYQNRFKILKKAYRRFQKNDKYEKFLEENAFWLEDYCMYMAIKDAHEGKSWSEWEELLKKREKTALEKVKEELEDEIGFYQFQQYEFDRQWKKLHTYAKEQGIQIIGDIPIYVAFDSADAWAAPELFQFDEENNPIRVAGCPPDAFAKTGQLWGNPLYNWEYHQKTGYAWWIQRIRYCFQRYDVVRIDHFRGFDEYYAIPYGESTAENGTWMPGPGMKLFQAIEKELGRPEIIAEDLGFLTESVLQMLKESGFPGMKVLQFAFDPSGESVYLPHRYSENCVVYTGTHDNDTTRGWYRTLDKESRDFAKEYMGVSRLDDDTLTWDFMRLAMGSAAQLCVTPIQDILGIDGSGRINMPSTLGGNWTWQMEKGAFDKKIVHKLYRMTQLYGRLNEQIKKQPEPGMENLKCKEKRVGKNKKLRKE, from the coding sequence ATGAAAAGAGCGAGTGGAGTTTTGATGCCGGTATTTTCGCTGCCATCAAAATATGGAATAGGGTGCTTTTCAAAAGAAGCATACAAATTTGTAGATCAACTGAAAAAGGCGGGACAGAGTTACTGGCAGATCCTGCCGCTTGGTCCGACCGGATATGGTGATTCACCATATCAGTCATTTTCTACCTATGCCGGGAATCCGTATTTTATTGATCTGAAGACGCTGGTGAAAGAGGGACTTCTGACAAAGAAGGAGTGTAAGGAAGTACGCTGTAAAGAACAGAAAAAGATTGATTATGAAAAAATATATCAGAACAGATTTAAGATTCTGAAAAAGGCATACAGACGATTTCAGAAAAATGATAAGTACGAAAAATTTCTCGAAGAAAATGCATTCTGGCTGGAAGATTATTGCATGTATATGGCAATTAAAGACGCCCATGAGGGAAAAAGCTGGAGCGAATGGGAAGAGCTTTTAAAGAAAAGGGAAAAAACTGCACTTGAAAAAGTAAAGGAAGAACTGGAAGATGAGATCGGCTTCTATCAGTTCCAGCAGTATGAATTTGATCGGCAGTGGAAAAAGCTGCATACTTATGCAAAAGAACAGGGAATTCAGATCATAGGTGATATCCCGATCTATGTGGCTTTTGACAGTGCAGATGCATGGGCTGCACCTGAATTATTTCAGTTTGATGAAGAAAATAATCCGATCAGAGTAGCAGGATGCCCACCGGACGCATTTGCAAAGACGGGACAGCTTTGGGGAAATCCATTATATAACTGGGAGTATCATCAAAAGACCGGGTACGCATGGTGGATTCAGAGAATCCGGTACTGTTTTCAGCGCTATGATGTTGTAAGGATCGATCATTTCAGAGGATTTGATGAATATTATGCAATTCCATACGGTGAGTCGACTGCGGAAAATGGAACATGGATGCCCGGACCGGGAATGAAACTTTTTCAGGCCATTGAAAAAGAGCTTGGAAGACCGGAAATTATTGCGGAAGATCTCGGCTTTCTGACAGAGAGTGTCCTTCAGATGTTGAAAGAAAGTGGATTCCCGGGAATGAAGGTGCTTCAGTTTGCATTTGATCCAAGCGGGGAATCAGTTTATCTTCCTCACAGATATTCTGAAAATTGTGTGGTTTATACGGGAACGCATGATAATGATACGACCAGAGGATGGTATCGCACACTGGATAAAGAAAGCCGTGATTTTGCAAAAGAATATATGGGTGTTTCCAGGCTGGATGATGATACATTGACGTGGGATTTTATGCGGCTTGCAATGGGAAGTGCAGCACAATTATGCGTGACACCGATACAGGATATTCTGGGAATTGACGGAAGTGGAAGAATTAATATGCCTTCCACATTGGGTGGAAACTGGACCTGGCAGATGGAAAAGGGAGCATTTGATAAAAAGATAGTTCATAAACTATATCGGATGACCCAGTTATATGGCAGGCTGAATGAACAGATAAAAAAGCAGCCTGAACCAGGTATGGAAAATCTGAAATGTAAAGAAAAAAGAGTAGGAAAGAATAAAAAGCTCAGAAAAGAATAG
- a CDS encoding pseudouridine synthase produces the protein MFHYYMFNKPFGCVTARRDTLYPTVMDYFSELHNDRLNPVGRLDRETTGLLLITDDGNWNQQLTHPAYHKKKTYLFTVLGDLTEDRRQFLENGILLKGSPVPTSPAKITLFKKDTLANILDTLHPEVRNAVRTNLPSHPVTYGEITISEGRKRQIRRMMKAVHCCVIELKRISIDDIHLDESLAPGKWKEIFPFEKNSPV, from the coding sequence ATGTTCCATTATTATATGTTCAACAAACCATTTGGCTGCGTTACTGCACGTCGCGACACTCTTTACCCAACTGTTATGGATTATTTTTCAGAACTGCACAATGACCGTCTGAATCCTGTCGGACGTTTAGACCGTGAGACAACCGGTCTTTTGCTCATTACAGATGACGGTAATTGGAATCAACAGCTCACTCATCCTGCCTATCATAAGAAAAAGACTTATCTTTTTACCGTCCTCGGAGACCTGACAGAAGATCGACGCCAGTTCCTGGAAAATGGAATTTTGCTAAAAGGATCTCCTGTTCCTACTTCTCCTGCAAAGATCACTCTTTTCAAAAAGGATACTCTTGCTAATATTCTTGATACGCTGCATCCAGAAGTGCGGAATGCAGTCCGTACTAATCTGCCTTCCCATCCGGTTACCTATGGAGAAATCACCATCAGTGAAGGACGTAAACGTCAGATCCGCCGTATGATGAAGGCTGTTCACTGCTGCGTGATCGAATTAAAGCGGATTTCTATTGATGACATTCATTTAGATGAATCCCTTGCCCCTGGAAAATGGAAAGAAATTTTCCCCTTTGAAAAAAATTCTCCTGTTTAA
- a CDS encoding VOC family protein — MKREYFIKNAKWYQEMLGFRVAGKFPGKGGHNVYFLENPSDGKMYEMSQRDQLPGGTTTRGDHIAYRSEELEKDYTYCKEHGYKIVSDEIEVSPNFWEKGSRCFKIESPCAFCQMHADSFGS, encoded by the coding sequence GTGAAAAGGGAATATTTTATAAAAAATGCAAAGTGGTATCAAGAAATGCTTGGATTCAGAGTTGCCGGAAAATTTCCGGGAAAAGGTGGACATAATGTATACTTTTTAGAGAATCCGTCAGACGGAAAGATGTATGAAATGTCTCAGAGAGACCAGCTCCCGGGAGGTACGACAACCAGGGGTGATCATATTGCATATCGGTCAGAAGAGTTAGAGAAAGATTATACATATTGCAAAGAGCATGGATATAAGATTGTCTCAGATGAGATTGAAGTCAGTCCGAATTTTTGGGAGAAAGGTTCGAGATGCTTTAAAATTGAAAGTCCGTGTGCATTCTGCCAAATGCATGCGGATTCTTTTGGCTCCTGA